The nucleotide window CGCACAGCCGACACCGGATGGACCTTCCGTTTCCAGGTCCGTTTAGGCTGAACGCGAACATCAGAGGGTTCGGCACGTTCGGAATGATCGTCAATCCCCAAAGACTCATCCTCAAGGTTAGAAGTTTCAGGGAGGCCATACTCatcctcctccaccgcctcctgaACCGCAGGATCGAGATCAGCACACAAGCCATCGAGAACTCTAACCCCAAGCGCATCAATCTCCGATTCATTCATCGGCCTAACCGCCGCCAAGTTACGAATCAAATCTAACGCTCGTTCAGCTTCCAGGTCTAGCATATCATTAACAGATTTAGAAATCTCTAGATCATTATTACCCAGAGATACTCCTAATTGGTTCGCATTTTGCACAATCTCATCATTGGTAAAATGCATAATAGAATTAAATTTGTTAACAGACATACCAGTAGAAAGCTCGACGTCACGCAGCTTGGCCGCCCTTAGCGCGCACCTGAGCTGCATATCATCAACATCCGGCTGCTCCTGTAGTCTCCCGCTGACCCGTCTCCCTGCAGAGACAGGATCCGGGATCCCACCGAAAGTGATGACCTCCTCGCGAGAAGCTGCGCTGGGGGAAGAGCCTCCTGCCCGTCCCCCAACAGCGGTGACCAGCGCCGGGGCCACCGGAGCCACGTCCAACGGCCATTGCATCATTACTAGGCACTGCGATTGGGCTAACCTACGGGCTGATGAACGATGATAAGATATCATGCTATTTCTCCCTCTCTTTCGAATTAGCTTTACAGTACATGTTCTGTTCAACATCGTCACATTCTGTTGTAAGTTGGCATATGGCTGCTAGTCATATCTGGGTCGTGGTGATCCATCTACTGTACTTTTTCTACAATGTTTGTTTCATATATAAAATCATGGGTGGACATTATGAAATCAGTTTCTTAGGGTTTTTCTTTGTATATAAGAGCAATTGTGGGCTATATTCTCAGGATTCTAAAGGATGCAGTTAAAGTGGTACGTAGTTTGTAGATGACATGACCATTCACAATTGATATCTTGTTGTCTGACTATTGGTTTGAACAATCTTTGTTTATTCAGCCGTGATGGCAGCAATGAACATTGATCTGGGAGGATTGGCAGGCAGGCCTACTACTTCACAGGCGGATCCTTTTCAAAGTGCTTTGTATGGAGCTGGACCTGGACTCATCCGAAGTGGACTAGGAGTGTACAGTGAGAAGTTTTTAGGTTCAAGCTCCGACTTTATGCAAAGCAATGTAAGCATGGATGCATTTCATTCATAGATATACCTGTTGTTTGATTTTCGAAAAACTATTCAATGTAAGTTTGCTTGATTGCGTATACAGATCACCCAATATTTGTCCAATCCACAATATTACTTTCAAGTGAACAACCAGTATGTGAGGAACAAGCTGAAAGTTGTCTTGTTTCCTTTTCTGCATCGGGTAAGGACTGACTGCTTCCTTTTTCTCAAGAACCTCTTTCGTGTCGTACCTGCAGACTGTGAGGTCTCATTCAATCCTTTTATCGTTTCTCTTCCTTCAGGGACACTGGACTAGGATAACTGAGCCAGTGGGAGGAAGGCTGTCATACAAACCTCCAGTTCAAGACATCAATGCTCCAGATCTGTACATCCCTCTGATGGCCTTTGCCACCTACATTGTAGTTGCTGGATATGCCTTGTGTGTTCTTGGAAGGTAACTGCACACCCAGGACAAGTTTTGATTCTTCTACTTGTAGGACTCTAGAAGAAATGTGCAGTATGACTCCACGAGCAGTATAATATATGTATTACTTGGTTGCATATATGTGTCACTTTATTATAGTGGTTTCTGTTGCTGATTGTTTTTGAGATAGCTAACCGCTTGTTCCAAGCGGTTATAGTGGTTTCTGTTTGTTAGTTTAAGATAAGAAATAAAATGCACTATTTTATTTCTCTAGAGGAAAACAGTGCTCCTTAATGTTCAGGATATCCTTAATGCTTCAGTGGTGCTTGTCTGATTATCAACATTGTTCCTGAATGCAGGTTTACCCCGGAGGCACTGACTATACAGTTCACAAAAGGGTTACTCGGTTGGTTTATGCAAGTCATCCTCATTAAAGCACTACTTTACTCACTGGGAAGTGGTGAATCGCCGTTGCTTGACATTGTGGCATATGCCGGCTATGGGTTTGCCGGTACCTCACTTGCGATGCTTGTCCGCATCTTCTGGAGCTACTCATACTATTTTGTGCTGCCGTGGTTCTGTATCTGCACTGGAGTGTTCCTGGTTAAGACGATGAAGAGGGTTCTGCAGGGTGCATCGAGGACTTATGAGAGACATCCTAGCAGGAACCACTACTTTCTTCTATTCCTCGCGGCCGCGCAATTCCCCATGCTTTTTTGGCTAGGCAACATCAAGGGCTGATGTTTCAGTCTCATGTCAGAACAGGGACatattttttccttttcttttcttcaaGGCGGAGGCTAAAACTCGATCAGAATAAAGTTTGAGATTTTGTCTTACAGATGAACTTTTGTAGTAGCCTTGTCTATAGTTCAGGCTCTTATTGGAGTGGTAAATTTCTTGATAGAGGACCTCAAAAATATGCAGTCAATGTTATATTCTTGGCCTGCAAAGGATATTACTTTCCCATGATTTATGACTAGCTGAAGACAAATGCATACATGAATATTGAATATTGGGTAGTAACTTATCCTAAAAGTACATCTTCAATTGTCACCGTTCATATTTGTGCCATCTGCTAATATATTTGCAGCTGTTATCTTGTAGGCTAACTGGCTAAGGCCTGCATAACCGGAATCTGGAATCTATTATATTACTAACAGAGTAAATATGATCTTGGGTAACTAAACTTATTAATCGAATCAAATTGATCATTGTTCCCTAGCATATTGTTAGGAGCTAGGGTTCTGCCGATTCTAGGGCGGAGATTGTAGGGGAAAGATGGAGGAGGACAAGGACGaaggcgcggcggccggcggctgGGCGCCGTCCTTGCATGGTGGAGAAGAGGCGGTGGCGGCGCAAGAGACGGCTAGGGTTAGGTCTCCCGGCTCCCTAAGGGAAGCCGAGCGAATAATGATTGCTTCTTGCTTGATTAGGTTGATACATCTCCTCTccttatatagagaggtttacttgactcctaagcaaacgataagataattgggctaagcccctaataaCGATAAGATAATTTGGGCCACAACCCactgggctaagcccctaatatGTTGGTCATAACACTTCTCCCCGCCTGCACAAACAACTCGTCCTCGAGCTGTAAGGTGGGGAAGCGCTTGCTGAACTCTTCGAGGTGATCAACCAGCGTCAAACACCTTCACGACAGCTGGGGCGGTCAGGTCGTCGGCGAAGGCATCCTCCTCAATGTAGTCTGCAGCCTCCAGGTAGAAGAGTCGCGGGCAGATGTGGCCGGGCGTGTAGGGCTCGTCGCAGTTCAAGCACAAACCCTTGGCGGCGACGCTCGAGCAGCTCGGCCGAGGTGAGCCGGCGGAACGGGCGCGCCGCGGTCGCGGCGAGGGGTGCCGCGGAAGCCTGCGCAGGCCGACCCTGCGCGGGAACATCCGGCCAGGGTAGCGGCCCAGCGGTCCGGGACGGTGATGCCTGCTAGATGGCCACCGCGCGGCGCTCGAATGCGCGGGCGTAGTACATGGCCGTCTGGAGATCCTGGGGTCCCCGAAGCTCCACGTCCACGTGGATGTGATCCGGAAGTCCACCGACGAAGAGGTCGGCCCGCTGCCGCGCCATCACGCCTGACGCGTGGCATGCCAGGGCCTGGAAATGGTTGGCGAAGTCCTGAACCGTGGAGGTGAAGGGAAGGCGGCCTAGCTCTGCCAGGCGGCTCCCATGGATCGGTGGCCCAAAACGAAGAAGGCAGAGCTCGTGGAAGCGTTTCCAAGGGGGCATGCTGCACTCGTCCTGCTCGAGGGCGTAGTACCAGGCATGTGCCGCGCCGCGGAGGTGGTAAGAGGCGAGCCAGGTACGCTCCGAGGCGAGGGTGCGCTGCCCGTGAAAGAACTGCTCGCACTGGTTAAGCCAGTTGAGGGGGTCCTCCATGCCGTCATAAGTGACGAAGTCCAGTTTGGCAAACCGCGGCGGTGTCTGAGTCAGAGCGCCGTGGCCGACTGGCTCAGAGGTGCGAAGCAGCGAGGATTGGGGCGCCCGGTCAGCATGGCCGCGGCCCGTGGAGTGCCCCGCCGAGCCGGAGGGATCACCGAACTGTAGAGTGGGTGCCGGCAGTCTCTAGCCGAAGTGTAGACGGGCGGCGGCGATGATCCGGTCAGCCAGGCCGATATTGGGGACGGTGACGACGGGAAGCACACTTGCTGGATCGGTACGCCTCCCTGCGTGGGTGACCCGGGCCCCGTGCTGGGCGGGGGCGGGGCCGGCAGCTGCGGCGGTACAAACCCGGGTGGAGTGGGGGTGCAGCGAGGGCAGGGGTCGGCCATTGTGGCCATTGATGCACGACAACGGGCGACGGTGGGGCCGGCAGCTGGGGCTGCGGCTGCCCGAACCCAGGAGGCGTCGGGGGCACAGAGAGGGCCGAGGCCGGCCACTGTGGCCATTGAGGCGCGGCAGTGGGCGGCGGTGGGGCCGGCAGTTGGGGCTGCGGCTGCCCGGACCCAGGAGGCGTCGGGGGCGTAGCGAGGGCCGGGGCCGGCCATTGAGGCCATTGAGACACAACAGCGGGCGGCGGTGGGGCCGGCAGCTGGGGCGTCGGGGGCGCGACGATCGGCGGTGCCGGCTACTGCGGCCAGTGGGgggcgacggcgggcggcggctgaCCGGGCCAGTGGTGGTGTAGAGGCTTGATTGGCGCCGTGGTGGCCGCGTACCAGTGCAAGGCGGCTGGCCCGTCGCAGCGGCCGGCTGCAAGGGCGGCGGCTACCCGTAGGGCCTGGCCAGGTAGAGGCGTATGCCCTGGACGGCGGTGACAAGGTCGTTGAGGACCCCGGTCATCTTCGCCGGGGAGTAGACGACGACAGGTGGCGCGGGGACAAGCAGCGACTGGCCGGTGGAGGCCCCCGCGGAGTAACCGAGCGGCGCGGTGGAGTTGTCGACCGTGGCGGGGTGAAACGCTAGCGGCGCGATGGAGAGGGCGGCGGTGGTGGACAGTGGCAAGGTGGACAGCGGAGGGGTGGGTGGTGGCGCAGACATGATCGGACCCAAGCTACCTGATACCAAGGTGTTAGGAGATAGGGTTCTGTCAATTCGAGGATGGAGATTGTACAAGAAAGatggaggaggacgaggacgagggCGCGGCGGCCGGTGGCCGGCGGCTGGGCGCCATCCTTGTGTGGTGGAGAAGAGGCGGTGGCGGCGCAAGAGGCGACTAGGGTTAGGTCTCCCGGCTCCCTAAGGGAAGCCGAGCAAATAATAATTGCTTCTtacttgattagattgatacatctccttttcttatatagagaggtttacttgactcctaAACAAATGATAAGACaattgggctaagcccctaataaCAATAAAATAACTTGAGCCCCAACCCACTTGGCTAGGCCCCTAATATGCCGGTCATAACACATGTGGTTTGGCATAAATCCTGATTAAGTACTTTGCCACGTCACGGTGCTTTGAAGTGACTTGGTACTGCCAATGTGACAAAGGCACACCAAGGAGGCACATGGACAGTAAAACTTGCATACAAACGCCTTTATTTATTCACCCTTCACGTTTTTTTCCTGTTATTATTCATCTCCAAGGTTATTATTCATTCACCTTACCGTTGTTCTGTTAGCATCTATTCGACAAATGAGTGATAAGCATTTCTTTGCCTTTGATTTATGAACTCATATTAGTTGATCTTTGGCCGAATATCTATGAAATATCCAGATGGGTTTCCCTGAGTTATGACTCATTGCTCTTATGAGAAATGCCCAACCAAGTTCAATTTTAGTTTACTAATACTTCCCCCTCTGACAGGTAGAACTGAATGAATTGCTGACATAATTTTCAGCCCAatcttgctgctgctgctcttgcCATGTGGTATGTTCTCCTAAACCATTATACACACTTAATTTGAACCCAGGAAGGATATCCTGTGACTTTAAAAAggtaaaaataaataaatcatgatgAATTAGTGCTCAAACCAAAGGATTATTGCATAAGTGGAGCACAATGGATGAATACTTACTCGAAGACATGTAATAGCTACAAGGCATGATTGAAGTCTAGCTACACCATCTAGAGGTACACAATGGCTCAACAATTAGCATTGGTGAAAAGTAAAAAAATCATTTCGAAGCTGCAGCCTATCAGAATATCACTCTATCTCAAGATTAGCACCACCTGGCAACAGAGTGCTCCCGTCGACCGAAGAGGTCAACGGTGATGAACAGTTGGAGCTTTTAGGAGCAGGTAGAGTGTCGACCTC belongs to Triticum urartu cultivar G1812 chromosome 7, Tu2.1, whole genome shotgun sequence and includes:
- the LOC125522485 gene encoding protein YIF1B-like; translation: MAAMNIDLGGLAGRPTTSQADPFQSALYGAGPGLIRSGLGVYSEKFLGSSSDFMQSNITQYLSNPQYYFQVNNQYVRNKLKVVLFPFLHRGHWTRITEPVGGRLSYKPPVQDINAPDLYIPLMAFATYIVVAGYALCVLGRFTPEALTIQFTKGLLGWFMQVILIKALLYSLGSGESPLLDIVAYAGYGFAGTSLAMLVRIFWSYSYYFVLPWFCICTGVFLVKTMKRVLQGASRTYERHPSRNHYFLLFLAAAQFPMLFWLGNIKG